A single window of Chromatiales bacterium DNA harbors:
- a CDS encoding CZB domain-containing protein, with protein MPQQPRSFLQPTLLGSDLSDHEVERLVEVLTRAERNHREWLLRLNRELLCRGDFEDDILDERAHRHCRFGRWYYDEASVMVRGQEDFVALERLHAHMHDQARGLAHNVQLGQGVLPADYDRFAEQQAEFFDTLQRLRDHMRDSLAAFDSLTGARTRESFVQIMEAEAERVRRSGVPCTMALIDLDHFGYTDLMVDGAPSPHQSDT; from the coding sequence ATGCCGCAGCAGCCCAGAAGCTTTCTCCAGCCCACTCTGCTCGGGTCCGACCTGTCGGACCACGAGGTGGAACGCCTGGTGGAGGTGCTGACGCGGGCCGAGAGAAACCACCGTGAGTGGCTGCTCCGCCTCAATCGCGAGCTGCTGTGTCGGGGTGATTTCGAAGACGACATCCTGGACGAACGGGCCCACCGGCACTGCCGCTTCGGTCGCTGGTACTACGACGAGGCCTCGGTCATGGTGCGTGGCCAGGAAGACTTCGTCGCCCTGGAGCGACTGCATGCACACATGCACGACCAGGCGCGGGGCCTTGCGCACAACGTGCAGCTGGGGCAGGGTGTGCTGCCTGCCGATTACGACCGCTTCGCCGAGCAGCAGGCGGAGTTCTTCGACACCCTGCAGCGCCTGCGCGACCACATGCGCGACAGCCTGGCGGCCTTCGACAGCCTCACCGGCGCTCGCACCCGCGAGTCCTTCGTGCAGATCATGGAGGCGGAGGCCGAGCGCGTCCGGCGCAGCGGTGTGCCCTGTACGATGGCGCTGATCGACCTGGATCACTTCGGGTATACGGATTTAATGGTTGATGGGGCACCTTCACCCCATCAATCTGATACCA